A region from the Alnus glutinosa chromosome 5, dhAlnGlut1.1, whole genome shotgun sequence genome encodes:
- the LOC133868831 gene encoding cysteine-rich repeat secretory protein 1-like, with protein MVSSSFIFFLYPIFIHTFNPTLAQPDFVLYHCSDSGNYTSNSAYRANLNSLLTSISLSTQTNDEFYNFSNGVYPDRVYAIAFCIGVSKLDHCRSCVNDTTHKLLEICPNQKEAIGFYDNCSLQFSNNSLFGIMKSRPMLLAIKRV; from the coding sequence ATGGTTTCTTCaagcttcattttcttcctttatccTATATTTATACACACTTTTAACCCCACTCTTGCTCAACCAGATTTTGTGCTGTATCACTGTTCAGATAGTGGTAACTACACCAGCAACAGTGCCTATAGGGCAAACCTCAATAGCCTCCTCACCTCCATCTCTCTTAGCACCCAAACAAATGACGAGTTTTACAATTTCTCCAATGGCGTATACCCTGACAGAGTTTATGCTATTGCATTTTGTATAGGAGTTTCAAAACTAGACCACTGCCGTAGTTGTGTCAACGACACTACTCATAAGCTCTTAGAAATTTGCCCCAACCAGAAGGAGGCCATCGGATTCTACGACAATTGTAGCCTTCAATTCTCAAATAACTCCCTATTTGGCATTATGAAAAGCAGACCAATGTTACTTGCTATTAAAAGAGTATAA